Genomic DNA from Taurinivorans muris:
CGGAGCGCCATAGAACTTACCCTCAGCCTCGCTCTGCCCATGCTGTTAGCCGGGCTTTCTGTCGGAATTATAGTCAGCATCATTCAAGCGGCAACGCAAATCCAAGAACAGACCCTTACGTTTATTCCCAAGCTTTGTGTGATATTCGGCATGCTTATTTATTCCTTTCCTTGGATATTGGAAAGAATTTCTTCTTTTACCACCAATATTTTGATAAATATTCCGCAATATGTCCGGTAGCAGGCTCTTATGGCAATAATAATGGGAACCGCCGGGCATATCGACCATGGAAAAACAACGCTTATCCAAGCACTGACCGGCATTCAATGCGACAGATTGACGGAAGAAAAAAAAAGAGGAATTACCATTGAATTAGGTTTTGCCTTTTTTGATTTGCCGGAAAAAAACGGGCAAAAGCTCCGCATGGGCATTATCGATGTTCCGGGACATGAAAAATTCATCAAAAATATGGTGGCAGGCGCCTATGGCATTGATTTCGTCCTTCTCGTCATAGCTGCGGATGAAGGGGTTATGCCTCAAACACGGGAGCATTTGGAAATTTGTTCCCTGTTGGGTATCCAAAACGGAATCATCGCGCTTACCAAAAAAGACATGGTTGACCATGAAATGCTTGAGCTTGCAAAAGAGGATATTCAGGAGTTCGTCAAAGGCTCTTTTTTGGAACATGCCCCGATTTTTCCTGTTTCCTCCCATACGGGCGAAGGCTTGGAAGAACTCAAGCAGGCTATTATCGAAAAAAATCATACTATACGCCCCAAACGCAGGAATAATATTTTTCGTTTGCCCGTCGACAGGGTTTTCAGCCTGAAAGGTCATGGAACGCTCGTCACCGGCACGCTTCTTTCCGGTTCCGCCCGCGTTGGCGATGAAGTTTGCATTATGCCCCGAAACATACCCAGCAAAATCCGCTCTGTCCAAAGCCACGGACAAAACTTGGAAAAAGCCCTTGCCGGAAACAGAACGTCCGTCAATTTAGCCAATATTGAAGTCAGTGACATCGAGCGGGGCAACACCGTCACCTATCCTCAAACCCTTTTCCCTTCTGCCCGCTGGCTTGTAAAACTTCATTGCCTTTCCGCTTCGCCAAAGCCGATCCGCAACAGGACGGAAATCCATTTCCACCACGGCACAAAAGAAGTCATGGCAAAACTCTACTTAAAAGATAAAAACAAACTGGAGCCGAACGAAACATGCCTTTGCGAAGTTAAATTTTCCGAACCGATGTGCGGCGTTTTCGGGGACAAATGCATTTTACGGAATTTTTCTCCTTTGCAAACCATCGCAGGAGCTTCCATCATCAATCCCTTACCCCATTTTCCAAAACTCAGGGAAATACCCGACCCGGAAAATCTCCTGAGCTTGGAACAGGATTTTCTTGATGAAAACACACGGAACAACGCCCTGTATGAACAGCTCAAATGCGGCAATAAAACGGGAATTTCCCTCAGGCGGTTAACCCTGCTGTGCAATCTTGACGAGAAAGACCTTGATAAGGCTTTGCAGCAATTAACAGCCCAAAAACGCTGTATTTCCTATGACAAGGAAAATAAAACCTATCTGGCTGCCCCTTATGCCCTTGAGCATGAACAAGCCATGCTTGAAATACTCCAAAAATACCATCAAAACGAACCATTGAAACAATATATGCCGAAAGCCTCTTTGCTTTCGCATTTTGAACAGCCCAAATTAGCCCATTATGTTTTGGAAACATTAATCAAACAAAAGCGAATCGCCGTTTTTGAAGACGGGGTATGCTTGGCAGAACACAATATTGCATTAAAAAGCCATGAACATACGCTCAAAACAAACCTTTATGATGAATTTATGCAAAATCCGCAAAATCCTCCCCTCTTGAAGGAACTCATAGAGAAATATTCCGTTCCCCAAAAAGAACTTCTTGATGTGCTCGCTTTGCTCATCCAGGAACATAAGCTTATAAAAATCACGGAGGGCATGTATTTTCTCAGTACGGAACTTGCGGAAATAAAAAATAATATCCTGCAATTTTTCAAAAACAACCAAGATATGAGCCCCGGTGACTTCAAGGAACTTTCCAAAGGGCTTACCCGAAAATATGCCATTCCGGTGCTTGAATATTTTGATAAGGAACGCATGACCATCCGTGTCGGCGATGTGAGAAGATTGCGGAATACGGGTCTGATATGATATATACCGCCATTGACTTTGAAACCGCCGACAACGGTAAAGACAGCGCCTGCGCCGTAGGTTTGGTTAAAATGCAGGACACCTGCATCATTGACAGCTTTTACCGGCTTATCCGCCCTCCGCGTTCCTGGATAAAATATGCTTATTTTCACGGAATCACATGGGATATGCTTAAAAATCAGCCGAATTTTGCCGAGCAATGGCATGATATTGAAGCGTTTTTAAAAGGCACGGAAGCTTTCATTGCCCATAATGCCCAATTCGACAAAGGTGTTTTGTACGGTACGGCAAACG
This window encodes:
- a CDS encoding exonuclease domain-containing protein, which produces MIYTAIDFETADNGKDSACAVGLVKMQDTCIIDSFYRLIRPPRSWIKYAYFHGITWDMLKNQPNFAEQWHDIEAFLKGTEAFIAHNAQFDKGVLYGTANAYAIRPPEIPFYCTLKGSRKFLQLQKNSLDCVCSALQINLQHHHALSDAAACAEIFIHFHKQGFPINSCLLQ
- the selB gene encoding selenocysteine-specific translation elongation factor encodes the protein MAIIMGTAGHIDHGKTTLIQALTGIQCDRLTEEKKRGITIELGFAFFDLPEKNGQKLRMGIIDVPGHEKFIKNMVAGAYGIDFVLLVIAADEGVMPQTREHLEICSLLGIQNGIIALTKKDMVDHEMLELAKEDIQEFVKGSFLEHAPIFPVSSHTGEGLEELKQAIIEKNHTIRPKRRNNIFRLPVDRVFSLKGHGTLVTGTLLSGSARVGDEVCIMPRNIPSKIRSVQSHGQNLEKALAGNRTSVNLANIEVSDIERGNTVTYPQTLFPSARWLVKLHCLSASPKPIRNRTEIHFHHGTKEVMAKLYLKDKNKLEPNETCLCEVKFSEPMCGVFGDKCILRNFSPLQTIAGASIINPLPHFPKLREIPDPENLLSLEQDFLDENTRNNALYEQLKCGNKTGISLRRLTLLCNLDEKDLDKALQQLTAQKRCISYDKENKTYLAAPYALEHEQAMLEILQKYHQNEPLKQYMPKASLLSHFEQPKLAHYVLETLIKQKRIAVFEDGVCLAEHNIALKSHEHTLKTNLYDEFMQNPQNPPLLKELIEKYSVPQKELLDVLALLIQEHKLIKITEGMYFLSTELAEIKNNILQFFKNNQDMSPGDFKELSKGLTRKYAIPVLEYFDKERMTIRVGDVRRLRNTGLI
- the fliQ gene encoding flagellar biosynthesis protein FliQ — encoded protein: MSPEFVIGFMRSAIELTLSLALPMLLAGLSVGIIVSIIQAATQIQEQTLTFIPKLCVIFGMLIYSFPWILERISSFTTNILINIPQYVR